The proteins below come from a single Dermatophilaceae bacterium Soc4.6 genomic window:
- a CDS encoding cyanophycinase: MATRKAPKPRPRTLLVIGGAEDKVGTSTILKRFVRLAGGRSSRIVIVPTASSFVDEVVEGYTAAFTRLTAGPDIRVVHATSRQEAHDPELVARLDDATGVFLSGGSQLKLSQFYPGTPVGAAMHAAYQRGAVIAGTSAGASIMSRHMISMGEERLTPRQRMSQLTGGLGFIDDIVLDQHFDQRGRYGRLMSIIANSPHLLGVGIDENTAVEIHDERLMTVLGARAVFVLDGRAAVTDAPDARRGAPLLVSGAVVHTLPAGATFDLKQATLVGFVERHQDKDAGSASARERTPAATTTLTTATS, encoded by the coding sequence ATGGCGACACGGAAGGCCCCCAAGCCCCGCCCCCGCACCCTGCTGGTGATCGGTGGCGCCGAGGACAAGGTCGGCACCTCGACCATCCTCAAGCGCTTCGTCAGGCTCGCGGGCGGCCGGTCCTCGCGCATCGTCATCGTGCCGACCGCCTCGTCGTTCGTGGACGAGGTCGTCGAGGGATACACGGCCGCCTTCACCCGGCTCACGGCCGGGCCCGACATCCGCGTCGTGCACGCCACCTCGCGGCAGGAGGCTCACGACCCCGAGCTCGTGGCCCGGCTCGACGACGCGACGGGAGTCTTCCTCTCGGGTGGCAGCCAGCTCAAGCTGAGCCAGTTCTACCCCGGTACGCCCGTGGGTGCGGCGATGCACGCGGCCTACCAGCGCGGTGCGGTCATCGCGGGCACGTCCGCCGGGGCCTCGATCATGAGCCGGCACATGATCTCGATGGGCGAGGAGCGGCTCACCCCGCGACAGCGGATGAGCCAGCTCACCGGCGGCCTCGGCTTCATCGACGACATCGTGCTCGACCAGCACTTCGACCAGCGAGGCCGCTACGGTCGCCTGATGTCGATCATCGCGAACTCCCCCCACCTGCTCGGGGTGGGCATCGACGAGAACACCGCGGTCGAGATCCACGACGAGCGGCTCATGACGGTCCTCGGGGCGCGGGCCGTCTTCGTCCTCGACGGGCGGGCCGCCGTGACCGACGCCCCCGACGCGCGTCGCGGAGCACCGCTGCTCGTCTCGGGCGCCGTGGTCCACACCCTCCCGGCCGGCGCCACCTTCGACCTCAAGCAGGCCACCCTCGTCGGGTTCGTCGAGCGGCACCAGGACAAGGACGCCGGCAGCGCGTCGGCCCGGGAGCGCACGCCCGCCGCCACCACGACCCTCACGACCGCAACCAGCTGA
- the serB gene encoding phosphoserine phosphatase SerB translates to MTEGPARPPLPYEESDEETLLVTVSGDDRPGVTSALFDAIAAIGAQVLDLEQVVVRDHLTLGILLAAGERTAQVEAVVRRVGESLGMKVRVRHGSGDSTRRRTGRAAVTVLASPLTADVVSALTARIAAHGANIDRIRRLSRYPVTTVELDISGADLPSLRRELSLEAAALGVDVAVSPAGLARRGRRLVVMDVDSTLIQQEVIEMLAAYAGREAEVAAVTARAMAGELDFAESLRERVRALEGLDASVLDRVREAVVLTPGARTLVRTLKRLGFTVALVSGGFIEIVGPIAAELNIDHAEANRLEIVDGRLTGRVVGDIVDRAGKARALRRFADEAGLPLSRTVAIGDGANDLDMLGTAGLGVAFNAKPVVRAQADTAVNVPYLDAVLFLLGITREEVEEADDLDGTPTPAPVTPRPLPGG, encoded by the coding sequence GTGACCGAGGGCCCCGCTCGACCCCCCCTGCCCTACGAGGAGTCCGACGAGGAGACCCTCCTCGTGACCGTCTCCGGCGACGACCGCCCGGGGGTCACCAGTGCGCTGTTCGACGCCATCGCCGCGATCGGCGCGCAGGTGCTCGACCTCGAGCAGGTCGTCGTGCGAGACCATCTCACCCTCGGCATCCTCCTCGCCGCCGGAGAGCGGACGGCGCAGGTCGAGGCAGTGGTCCGCCGGGTCGGCGAGTCGCTGGGGATGAAGGTGCGGGTGCGCCACGGCTCGGGCGACTCGACCCGCCGCCGCACGGGGCGCGCAGCCGTCACCGTGCTGGCCTCGCCCCTGACCGCCGACGTCGTCTCCGCCCTCACCGCCCGCATCGCGGCGCACGGCGCCAACATCGACCGCATCCGCCGCCTGTCGCGCTACCCCGTCACCACCGTCGAGCTCGACATCTCCGGCGCCGACCTGCCCAGCCTGCGGCGCGAACTCTCGCTCGAGGCGGCCGCCCTCGGCGTCGACGTCGCCGTCTCCCCCGCCGGGCTCGCCCGACGCGGCCGGCGGCTGGTGGTGATGGACGTCGACTCGACCCTGATCCAGCAGGAGGTCATCGAGATGCTCGCGGCGTATGCCGGTCGCGAGGCCGAGGTGGCCGCCGTCACCGCCCGCGCGATGGCCGGTGAGCTCGACTTCGCCGAGTCGCTGCGCGAGCGGGTGCGGGCCCTCGAGGGCCTGGACGCCTCGGTGCTCGACCGGGTGCGCGAGGCCGTCGTCCTCACCCCGGGCGCCCGCACGCTGGTGCGCACCCTCAAGCGTCTGGGCTTCACGGTGGCCCTGGTCTCGGGTGGCTTCATCGAGATCGTCGGCCCGATCGCCGCCGAGCTCAACATCGACCACGCCGAGGCCAACCGCCTCGAGATCGTCGACGGCCGGCTCACCGGCCGGGTCGTCGGCGACATCGTCGACCGGGCCGGGAAGGCCCGCGCCCTGCGTCGCTTCGCGGACGAGGCGGGCCTGCCACTGTCGCGCACCGTCGCCATCGGCGACGGGGCGAACGACCTCGACATGCTCGGGACGGCGGGCCTCGGCGTCGCCTTCAACGCCAAGCCCGTCGTCCGGGCGCAGGCCGACACCGCCGTCAACGTCCCCTACCTCGACGCCGTCCTGTTCCTGCTCGGCATCACCCGCGAAGAGGTCGAGGAGGCCGACGACCTCGACGGCACGCCGACACCCGCTCCGGTGACGCCGCGTCCCCTGCCCGGCGGCTGA